A single region of the Paraburkholderia sp. SOS3 genome encodes:
- a CDS encoding sugar ABC transporter ATP-binding protein, translated as MSDLLLEASGLKKSFDGVPALDDGRLTLHRGSVHALCGGNGAGKSTFLSIIMGILERDAGTILLNGREVHFRSPADALANRIAIITQELTPIRGMTVAENLYLGREPRRAGVLVKFNALARKAQQLLDRLGFAIDARATVDSLSLAQIQLVEIAKAFSRECDVMIMDEPTSAIGESETEVLFNAIRSLTAQGTGIIYVTHRLSEVFRIADRYTVFRDGRFVDSGRIADIDRSYLVSTIVGRKLNQNDKKRRPTGQTVLETAGLSRNAEFEDISLSVSAGEVLGIYGLMGSGRSEYLNCVYGLTNAQDGEVKFKGRRLAPGSPRQAIRAGLALVTEDRKETGLILSSSVRDNISLSAYPALSRFSLIDGRKVKALVRAMIDRMRIKTASASLPVSSMSGGNQQKVVLARCLSTSPVCLLCDEPTRGIDEGAKREIYQLLDDFVTQGGAAIVVSSEAQEVLDVSDRIAIFKSGRLVSVIDGHLSSQEDLLHLAS; from the coding sequence GTGAGCGATCTGCTACTCGAGGCGAGCGGTCTGAAAAAGTCGTTCGACGGCGTTCCCGCACTCGACGACGGTCGCTTGACCCTGCACCGCGGAAGTGTCCACGCGCTGTGCGGCGGCAACGGCGCCGGCAAGTCGACGTTTCTCAGCATCATCATGGGCATCCTCGAGCGCGATGCCGGCACGATTCTGCTCAACGGGCGCGAGGTTCACTTCCGTTCGCCGGCCGACGCGCTCGCCAACCGCATCGCGATCATCACGCAGGAGCTCACGCCGATCCGCGGCATGACCGTGGCCGAGAACCTCTATCTCGGACGCGAGCCGCGTCGCGCGGGCGTGCTCGTGAAATTCAACGCGCTCGCGCGCAAGGCGCAGCAACTGCTCGACCGGCTCGGCTTCGCGATCGATGCGCGCGCAACGGTCGACTCGCTGAGCCTCGCGCAAATCCAGCTCGTCGAGATCGCCAAGGCGTTCAGCCGCGAATGCGACGTGATGATCATGGACGAGCCGACTTCCGCGATCGGCGAATCGGAAACCGAGGTGCTGTTCAATGCCATTCGCAGCCTGACCGCGCAGGGCACCGGCATCATCTATGTGACGCATCGGCTTTCCGAGGTATTCCGGATTGCAGACCGATACACGGTGTTTCGCGACGGCCGCTTCGTCGATAGCGGCCGCATCGCCGATATCGACCGTTCGTATCTCGTCAGCACGATCGTCGGGCGGAAGCTGAATCAGAACGACAAGAAGCGCCGGCCCACTGGCCAAACCGTCCTCGAAACCGCTGGCCTCTCGCGCAATGCCGAGTTCGAGGATATTTCGCTGTCGGTCAGCGCCGGCGAAGTGCTCGGCATCTACGGATTGATGGGCTCGGGCCGCAGCGAATATCTGAACTGCGTCTACGGGCTCACGAACGCACAGGACGGCGAAGTGAAATTCAAGGGGCGCAGGCTTGCGCCGGGCAGCCCGCGCCAGGCGATCCGCGCCGGTCTCGCGCTCGTCACCGAGGACCGCAAGGAGACCGGCCTGATCCTGTCGTCGTCGGTGCGCGACAACATTTCGCTGTCCGCTTATCCGGCGCTGTCGCGCTTTTCGCTGATCGACGGGCGCAAGGTCAAGGCGCTCGTGCGCGCGATGATCGATCGCATGCGCATCAAGACTGCTTCGGCTTCGCTGCCGGTTTCGTCGATGAGCGGCGGCAACCAGCAGAAAGTCGTGCTGGCGCGCTGCCTGTCGACGAGCCCCGTTTGCCTGCTGTGCGACGAGCCGACGCGCGGCATCGACGAAGGCGCCAAGCGGGAGATCTACCAGTTGCTCGACGATTTCGTCACGCAGGGCGGCGCGGCCATTGTCGTGTCGTCCGAAGCTCAGGAGGTACTCGACGTCAGCGATCGCATCGCAATCTTCAAGTCCGGGCGGTTGGTCTCCGTGATCGACGGCCATCTCTCCAGCCAGGAAGACCTTCTGCACCTCGCGTCATGA
- a CDS encoding ABC transporter substrate-binding protein: MLSNINGERPYPATGRNFITRDGRRRGAALLAFLCGGLLAAGHAFAQTQTRATPYDAWPQPQIRKTISVDDAKAIVKERTQAQTEWKGPTSGPRASTQPLTIVYVSADQSYVSFVNWGRGVTEAAKALGWKAVVLNGQGTVTGTLAAMQQAVASKPAAIVTSADASALQGPIKQAVAQHIPVIGIHATAFPGPDPKLGLYNNISSNPAEIGETQAAYVIAQSNGTAKDLHFLDNSFAIARFKAEAATDPIKACSGCKFIDMVNIPIADQTRRIPAVISGIVANQGKGWWGTTCCDNFYPYIASALRASGVKPDEVHLVGSDGPPSAYDMIRKGEYEVATVPEPSTLFGYEAVDSIVRAMAGEPPSKFVQPTYLVTKENADAEGGKNNEFIPSNGFACHYQNIWRGTNTACGGKSGG, translated from the coding sequence ATGCTGTCGAATATCAACGGTGAGCGGCCGTACCCAGCAACGGGCCGCAACTTCATCACGCGGGACGGAAGGCGGCGCGGGGCCGCCCTGCTCGCGTTCCTTTGCGGCGGACTGCTGGCGGCCGGCCATGCGTTCGCACAAACTCAAACGCGCGCGACGCCATACGACGCATGGCCGCAACCGCAAATCCGCAAGACGATTTCCGTCGACGACGCGAAAGCCATCGTCAAGGAACGCACGCAGGCGCAAACCGAATGGAAAGGTCCGACCAGCGGTCCGCGCGCATCGACCCAGCCGCTGACCATCGTCTACGTCTCGGCGGACCAGTCGTACGTGTCGTTCGTGAACTGGGGCCGCGGCGTCACCGAAGCGGCCAAGGCGCTGGGCTGGAAAGCCGTCGTGCTGAACGGCCAGGGCACCGTGACCGGCACGCTCGCCGCGATGCAACAGGCGGTCGCGAGCAAGCCCGCCGCGATCGTGACGTCCGCCGACGCCAGCGCGTTGCAAGGTCCGATCAAGCAGGCGGTCGCACAGCACATTCCGGTGATCGGCATTCACGCGACCGCGTTCCCGGGCCCGGATCCGAAGCTTGGCCTGTACAACAACATCTCGTCGAATCCCGCTGAAATCGGCGAGACGCAAGCGGCCTATGTGATCGCCCAGTCGAACGGTACGGCCAAAGACCTGCACTTCCTCGACAACAGCTTTGCGATCGCGCGTTTCAAGGCCGAGGCTGCGACCGATCCAATCAAGGCATGCAGCGGCTGCAAGTTCATCGACATGGTGAACATCCCGATCGCCGATCAGACGCGCCGGATTCCGGCGGTCATCTCGGGCATCGTCGCGAATCAGGGCAAGGGCTGGTGGGGCACGACCTGCTGCGACAATTTCTATCCGTACATCGCGTCGGCGTTGCGCGCTTCGGGCGTGAAGCCCGACGAAGTGCATCTGGTCGGCTCGGATGGGCCGCCGTCCGCCTATGACATGATCCGCAAAGGCGAATACGAAGTCGCGACCGTCCCGGAGCCGAGCACGCTGTTCGGTTACGAAGCGGTGGATTCGATCGTGCGCGCGATGGCCGGCGAACCGCCGTCGAAGTTCGTGCAGCCGACCTATCTCGTCACGAAAGAAAACGCCGATGCGGAAGGCGGCAAGAACAACGAGTTCATCCCGAGCAACGGCTTCGCGTGCCATTACCAGAACATCTGGCGCGGCACCAACACGGCTTGCGGCGGCAAGAGCGGAGGCTGA
- a CDS encoding sugar ABC transporter ATP-binding protein — translation MTAGTVPLLEARSITKRFFGALALDAASFELRAGEIHALIGENGAGKSTFIKILAGVYQADGGEIRLDGQVADPAVDALPLAFVHQDLALVDDLSVGENIALIAGYPRKRGLIDWQAVMRQVAPLYAAMDVEPPDPERLVVTLSLSEKAILGIVRSLAGKPRALVLDEPTAALPEADAQRLFEAIRRLRDAGTSIIYVSHRLNELFGLADRVTVFRDGRHVHTAEIRATNPERLIAQMLGRPLESVEIARHDAARQPAALRVEDLVVEGRGPLSFEASPGEVLGLVGLRGGGQEAAGRAIFGALTADAGRIVLDGRALPRTDGIGARIRAGIVLLAGDRMRESTFPGMTLAENLFPNPLITARGLWQPRATATERKTVHARLEQFDVRPRNPGSLIDWLSGGNQQKVCLARWLEARARVVILEEPTAGVDIGAKLSIHQMLRKAAADGAAVIVVSSDLEEVAAVCDRALVIDRGRVAAELAGHAMTMDALIARSSLGERRSGAQDATYLSDNV, via the coding sequence ATGACAGCCGGCACCGTGCCGCTGCTCGAGGCGCGCAGCATCACCAAGCGCTTCTTCGGTGCGCTTGCGCTCGACGCCGCGTCGTTCGAGTTACGCGCCGGCGAGATTCATGCGCTGATCGGTGAAAACGGTGCCGGCAAATCGACCTTCATCAAGATTCTCGCGGGCGTCTATCAGGCAGACGGCGGCGAGATACGGCTCGACGGCCAGGTCGCCGACCCGGCCGTCGATGCCTTGCCGCTCGCCTTCGTTCACCAGGATCTCGCACTCGTCGACGATCTGAGCGTCGGCGAAAATATTGCGCTGATCGCGGGCTACCCGCGCAAGCGCGGGCTCATCGACTGGCAGGCAGTGATGCGTCAGGTCGCGCCGCTCTACGCGGCGATGGACGTCGAACCGCCCGATCCCGAACGCCTCGTCGTCACGCTGAGCCTGTCCGAGAAGGCGATCCTCGGCATCGTGCGCAGCCTCGCGGGCAAGCCGCGCGCGCTCGTGCTCGACGAGCCGACCGCCGCCCTGCCCGAAGCCGATGCGCAACGGCTCTTCGAGGCGATCCGCCGTCTGCGCGACGCGGGCACCAGCATCATCTACGTCTCGCATCGGCTCAACGAGCTGTTCGGCCTCGCAGACCGCGTGACCGTGTTTCGCGACGGCCGCCACGTGCATACGGCGGAGATCCGCGCGACGAATCCGGAACGGCTGATCGCGCAGATGCTCGGCCGGCCGCTCGAAAGCGTCGAGATCGCGCGTCACGATGCAGCGAGGCAGCCTGCCGCGCTACGCGTGGAGGATCTCGTGGTCGAAGGCCGCGGGCCGCTGTCGTTCGAAGCGAGCCCGGGCGAAGTGCTGGGCCTCGTCGGCTTGCGCGGCGGCGGACAGGAAGCCGCGGGCCGTGCGATCTTCGGCGCGCTGACGGCCGATGCGGGGCGCATCGTGCTCGATGGCCGCGCCCTGCCGCGTACCGACGGCATCGGCGCGCGCATCCGCGCGGGTATCGTGCTGCTCGCCGGCGACCGCATGCGCGAGAGCACGTTTCCCGGCATGACGCTCGCCGAAAACCTGTTTCCCAATCCGCTCATCACCGCGCGCGGTCTCTGGCAGCCGCGCGCCACTGCGACCGAGCGCAAGACCGTGCATGCGCGTCTCGAGCAGTTCGACGTGCGCCCGCGCAATCCGGGCTCGCTGATCGACTGGCTCAGCGGCGGCAACCAGCAGAAGGTATGTCTCGCACGCTGGCTCGAAGCGCGTGCGCGCGTGGTGATTCTCGAGGAACCCACCGCGGGCGTCGACATCGGCGCCAAGCTGTCGATTCACCAGATGCTGCGCAAGGCGGCGGCCGACGGCGCGGCCGTGATCGTCGTGTCGTCGGACCTCGAAGAAGTCGCGGCCGTCTGCGACCGCGCCCTCGTGATCGACCGCGGCCGCGTCGCCGCGGAACTCGCCGGCCATGCAATGACGATGGATGCGCTGATCGCGCGCTCGTCCCTTGGCGAGCGCCGGTCCGGCGCGCAAGACGCGACCTACCTTTCGGATAACGTATGA
- a CDS encoding ABC transporter permease, giving the protein MNSTSGNGVESSRASGPTAPRRPPPTAAKRAVELFANYGLIFVFALVLIVFSALRPDTFLSSGNIGNLLTSQSVTALLAFAVMLPLATGRFDLSVGYHVGMAQVLVIGFQVNSGLSWPVAAALVIAIGALVGLINGILVTRFKIDSFIATMGMGSLLYGVSNWYTGGQQIAGFNLPDGFSNLSQVLGYVPLPAVYVAVVAIVLWIVLERLPVGRSLYVIGSNARAAELSGLRTGSYICGAFAASGLLCAIAGVLLGSILRSGTPSVGAEYLLPAFAGSLLGATSIRPGRVNVGGTLLAILIVAFSFSGVQQLGAPFYVEYFFNGGILIVAVALSVYAAIRRRKAAVNAAG; this is encoded by the coding sequence ATGAATAGCACCAGCGGAAATGGCGTCGAATCGAGCAGGGCAAGCGGGCCGACGGCGCCGCGCAGGCCGCCGCCCACTGCCGCGAAACGCGCGGTCGAACTGTTCGCGAACTACGGGCTGATTTTCGTGTTCGCGCTCGTTCTGATCGTGTTCTCCGCGCTGCGGCCGGACACGTTTCTGAGCAGCGGAAACATCGGCAATCTGCTGACGAGCCAGTCGGTGACTGCGCTGCTCGCGTTCGCCGTGATGCTGCCGCTCGCCACCGGGCGCTTCGATCTGTCGGTCGGATATCACGTCGGCATGGCGCAGGTGCTCGTGATCGGCTTTCAGGTCAACAGCGGGCTCTCGTGGCCCGTTGCCGCCGCGCTCGTCATCGCGATCGGCGCGTTAGTCGGTTTGATCAACGGCATTCTGGTCACGCGCTTCAAGATCGACTCGTTCATTGCGACGATGGGCATGGGTTCGCTGCTCTACGGCGTGTCGAACTGGTACACGGGCGGCCAGCAGATCGCCGGCTTCAACCTGCCCGACGGCTTTTCGAACCTGTCCCAGGTGCTCGGCTACGTGCCACTGCCCGCGGTCTACGTGGCGGTCGTCGCGATCGTGCTGTGGATCGTGCTCGAGCGGCTGCCGGTCGGACGCAGTCTTTATGTGATCGGTTCGAACGCGCGCGCGGCCGAACTGTCCGGCCTGCGCACCGGCAGCTACATCTGCGGCGCGTTCGCCGCGTCGGGGCTGTTATGCGCCATCGCGGGCGTCCTGCTCGGCAGCATTCTGCGTTCGGGCACGCCCTCGGTCGGCGCCGAATATCTGCTGCCGGCTTTTGCGGGCTCGCTGCTTGGCGCCACGTCGATCCGGCCAGGGCGCGTCAACGTCGGCGGCACGCTGCTCGCGATCCTGATCGTCGCGTTCTCGTTCTCGGGCGTACAGCAGCTGGGCGCACCGTTCTATGTCGAATATTTCTTCAACGGCGGCATTCTGATCGTAGCGGTCGCCTTGTCCGTGTACGCGGCGATCCGTCGCCGCAAAGCGGCCGTGAACGCGGCCGGCTAA
- a CDS encoding 3-hydroxyacyl-CoA dehydrogenase, with the protein MTRVAVIGCGVVGSSWALVFSRAGFDVAVWDATPGAVQQTLAFVRESIGSLAKQGLGGSESADTVCARLHPCATLEEALANADYVQESAPERLQIKRELYQRLDTLAAPDVVLASSTSGLPASSFTNHLATRARCLVVHPINPPHLIPLVELVPTPWTDPAVLERAAKLMEQVGQAPIRLSREVNGFVVNRLQSALLGEAFRLVEDGVLSVADVDKAVADGLGLRWFFMGPFETIDLNAQQGVAEYCRNLGPMYYGLAKEQADPREWGPQLVAAIEQQRRVLTPADALPARRAWRDRCLAALVAAKRRVLGAEGSV; encoded by the coding sequence ATGACTCGGGTTGCGGTGATTGGATGTGGCGTGGTCGGCTCGTCGTGGGCCCTCGTTTTCTCGCGCGCCGGTTTCGACGTTGCCGTGTGGGACGCGACGCCAGGGGCCGTGCAGCAGACGCTCGCGTTCGTGCGCGAATCGATCGGCAGTCTCGCGAAACAGGGGCTCGGCGGCAGCGAGAGCGCCGATACGGTCTGCGCAAGGCTCCATCCATGCGCGACGCTCGAAGAGGCGCTCGCCAACGCCGACTATGTTCAGGAAAGCGCGCCGGAGCGCCTGCAGATCAAACGCGAGCTGTATCAGCGGCTCGATACGCTTGCCGCGCCCGATGTCGTGCTCGCGAGTTCGACGTCCGGCTTACCGGCGTCGTCGTTCACCAATCATCTCGCGACACGCGCGCGCTGCCTCGTCGTGCACCCGATCAATCCGCCGCATCTGATTCCGCTCGTCGAGCTGGTGCCGACGCCGTGGACCGATCCGGCGGTGCTCGAGCGCGCCGCGAAACTGATGGAGCAGGTCGGCCAGGCGCCGATCCGTCTGTCCCGCGAGGTCAACGGTTTCGTCGTGAACCGGCTGCAAAGCGCGCTGCTCGGCGAGGCGTTCCGGCTCGTCGAAGACGGCGTGCTGAGCGTGGCCGATGTCGACAAGGCGGTGGCCGACGGCCTCGGCTTGCGCTGGTTTTTCATGGGGCCGTTCGAGACCATCGATCTGAACGCGCAGCAGGGCGTGGCCGAATACTGCCGCAATCTCGGACCGATGTATTACGGCCTCGCGAAAGAGCAGGCGGACCCGCGCGAATGGGGGCCGCAGCTCGTCGCCGCCATCGAGCAGCAGCGCCGCGTGCTGACGCCGGCCGATGCATTGCCCGCGCGCCGCGCATGGCGGGACCGATGCCTCGCCGCGCTCGTCGCCGCCAAGCGGCGCGTACTCGGTGCTGAAGGGAGCGTGTAG
- a CDS encoding FCD domain-containing protein, whose translation MSTPPSTFPIKRQRLFDQVAQHLEAMILSGEVGVGDPLPSERELMERFGVGRPAVREALLWLNKKGLISVSAGERARVVEPDPSELLEHLSGAALLFASTPRGMQQFQQTRLFTEVALAREACRWTSADDLKRLEQLLRDNEASAGNMETFARTDDAFHFGIASLAHNPLIDALYRSVLSVLQNQRYTSLQHHDALHAAIDCHTRIFDAIAARDPDRAEQVMRTHLTNVESFYWDVRGKPARHPPDAAADASQAAEKPRKKTN comes from the coding sequence ATGTCCACGCCCCCCTCCACTTTCCCGATCAAACGCCAGCGCCTGTTCGATCAGGTCGCCCAGCATCTGGAAGCGATGATCCTGTCGGGAGAAGTCGGCGTGGGCGATCCGCTGCCTTCCGAACGCGAATTGATGGAACGCTTCGGCGTCGGCCGTCCGGCGGTGCGCGAAGCGCTGTTATGGCTGAACAAGAAGGGGTTGATTTCGGTGAGCGCAGGCGAGCGCGCACGCGTCGTGGAACCCGACCCGAGCGAACTGCTCGAGCATCTGTCGGGAGCGGCGCTGCTATTCGCATCGACGCCTCGCGGCATGCAGCAGTTTCAGCAAACGCGGCTTTTCACCGAGGTGGCGCTCGCGCGCGAGGCATGCCGGTGGACCTCGGCCGACGACCTCAAGCGTCTCGAACAGCTGCTGCGCGACAATGAAGCGAGCGCGGGCAACATGGAGACGTTCGCGAGAACCGACGACGCATTTCATTTCGGCATCGCGAGCCTTGCGCACAATCCGCTGATCGACGCGTTGTATCGCAGTGTGCTGAGCGTGCTGCAGAATCAGCGCTATACGTCATTGCAGCATCACGATGCGCTCCATGCGGCGATCGACTGTCACACGCGAATTTTCGACGCAATCGCCGCGCGCGATCCGGACCGCGCCGAGCAGGTCATGCGCACGCATCTGACCAATGTCGAGAGTTTTTATTGGGACGTGCGGGGCAAGCCAGCGCGGCATCCGCCGGACGCCGCGGCAGATGCGTCGCAGGCGGCGGAGAAGCCGCGCAAAAAAACCAATTAG
- a CDS encoding SMP-30/gluconolactonase/LRE family protein — MAYFEAIDPRFMRYIIPVCTLETLHTGMRWAEGPVYFADGRYLLLSDIPNNRMLRWEEETGQVSVFRYPSGFSNGNTRDRQGRLVSCEHGNRRVTRTEPDGTITVLAERVGGKRLNSPNDVVIRSDGTVWFTDPPYGILTDYEGYKAESEIGGCHVYRCDPQTGEITVVADDFVKPNGLAFSADERQLFIADSGRSHAPDAPHHIRVFDVTDGGKLTNGRVFATIEPGIPDGFRLDEDGNLWVSAGDGVHCIDASGELIGKILTPETVANVTFGGPKRNRLFIAATSTLYAVFVNTRGIQTP, encoded by the coding sequence ATGGCGTATTTCGAAGCGATCGATCCGCGCTTCATGCGGTACATCATTCCGGTATGCACACTGGAGACGCTACACACGGGCATGCGTTGGGCCGAAGGTCCGGTGTACTTCGCCGACGGCCGCTATCTGTTGCTGAGCGACATTCCGAACAACCGGATGTTGCGCTGGGAAGAAGAGACCGGGCAGGTCAGCGTATTCCGCTATCCGTCGGGCTTTTCTAACGGCAACACGCGCGACCGCCAGGGGCGGCTCGTCAGCTGCGAGCACGGCAACCGGCGCGTTACACGCACCGAGCCGGACGGCACGATCACGGTGCTTGCCGAGCGCGTGGGCGGCAAGCGCCTCAATTCGCCGAACGATGTCGTGATCAGATCCGACGGTACGGTCTGGTTCACGGATCCGCCCTACGGCATTCTGACCGACTACGAAGGGTACAAGGCCGAGAGCGAGATCGGCGGATGCCATGTGTATCGCTGCGATCCGCAAACAGGCGAAATCACCGTGGTCGCCGACGACTTCGTCAAACCCAACGGGCTTGCGTTCTCGGCCGACGAACGGCAGTTGTTCATCGCGGATTCCGGCCGCTCGCATGCACCGGACGCGCCTCATCATATACGTGTGTTCGATGTGACGGATGGCGGGAAACTGACCAACGGGCGCGTGTTTGCGACGATCGAACCCGGCATACCCGACGGCTTCAGACTCGACGAAGACGGCAACCTGTGGGTGAGCGCCGGCGACGGCGTGCACTGCATCGACGCCTCGGGCGAATTGATCGGCAAGATCCTCACGCCCGAAACCGTGGCCAACGTGACGTTCGGCGGCCCCAAGCGGAATCGCCTGTTCATCGCGGCGACCTCGACGTTGTATGCGGTTTTCGTCAACACGCGAGGTATTCAGACACCCTGA
- a CDS encoding DUF6232 family protein, giving the protein MDLPFNERGVSVTRNALSAAGQVFPLRDIGGVRVVTVPRNRLLPIVISVAGAAGAVVGGAFRSPAGIVCGAMLVVVGWLTWISQDVTHRLIVQSSEGEREALSSLDLDFVERVAQTVRDALAATPVS; this is encoded by the coding sequence ATGGATCTTCCCTTCAACGAGCGCGGTGTCTCGGTCACGCGCAACGCCCTGTCCGCCGCCGGCCAGGTCTTCCCACTGCGGGACATCGGCGGCGTGCGCGTCGTCACCGTGCCGCGCAACCGGTTGCTGCCGATCGTCATCTCGGTGGCGGGTGCGGCCGGCGCGGTGGTCGGCGGCGCGTTCCGGTCGCCGGCCGGAATCGTGTGCGGCGCGATGCTCGTCGTGGTCGGCTGGCTCACGTGGATCAGCCAGGATGTCACGCACCGGCTCATCGTGCAGTCCAGCGAAGGCGAACGCGAGGCGCTGTCGAGCCTCGATCTCGACTTCGTCGAGCGCGTCGCGCAAACGGTTCGAGACGCGCTGGCGGCCACGCCGGTAAGCTGA
- a CDS encoding glycogen/starch/alpha-glucan phosphorylase, with the protein MTAVDLEFDQLNSTVDALRRSISNRMMYGVGKDAVTARPQDWLHAAALTVRDRLVARWMKTTREQYEQDVKRVYYLSMEFLIGRTFTNALLALGIYDQMKEALASLGVDMETLTDLEPDAALGNGGLGRLAACFLDSMATLGIPGFGYGIRYEYGMFRQQIVDGEQVETPDYWLRAGNPWEFPRPEVQYIVHFGGRTVQRNDHIEWIETQHVNAMAYDTVIPGFATSATNTLRLWSARATEELDLSAFNQGDYRRAVDAKNMSENVSRLLYPDDSTSAGRELRLRQEYFFVSATMQDLIRRYLRTHSTFGRFAEKVAVHLNDTHPVLAIPELMRLLVDVHRVPWDKAWKDVQQVFSYTNHTLMPEALETWDVETLARLLPRHLEIIFEINAEFLKRVSEHSGHDVDMIRRISLVDEYGQRRVRMAHLAIVASQKVNGVSKLHSQLMTRDIFADFARMFPERFTNVTNGVTPRRWLAQASPSMSSLIDQQIGAHWRRDLFELSKLRELKNDPAFVDAFREAKRQNKQRLVQRLSEHTKIGFDPDALFDLQVKRIHEYKRQLLNVLHVIVRYNRILAEPQRDWVPRVVMFAGKAASAYRMAKTIIKLIGDVGAKVNNDPVVGDRLKVVFVPNYGVSVAELIIPAADLSEQISMAGTEASGTGNMKLALNGALTIGTLDGANIEICDAVGRENIFIFGHTADEVDNLRATGYRPRQLYEDDPELRMALDQIRTGFFSPDDPLRFSDIFHTLVDWGDHYMVLADFAAFAKAQDEVDRRFVDTRGWAASAIENVAGMGQFSSDRTIAEYARDIWQVKPLDME; encoded by the coding sequence ATGACAGCGGTGGATCTGGAATTCGACCAGCTCAACAGCACCGTCGATGCGCTGCGGCGCTCGATTTCGAATCGCATGATGTACGGCGTCGGCAAGGATGCCGTCACCGCCCGCCCGCAAGACTGGCTGCACGCTGCCGCGCTTACCGTGCGCGACCGGCTCGTCGCGCGCTGGATGAAAACGACGCGCGAGCAATACGAGCAGGACGTCAAGCGCGTCTATTACCTGTCGATGGAATTTCTGATCGGCCGCACGTTTACGAACGCGCTGCTCGCGCTCGGCATCTACGACCAGATGAAGGAGGCGCTGGCGAGCCTCGGCGTCGATATGGAAACGCTGACCGATCTCGAGCCCGACGCGGCGCTCGGCAACGGCGGCCTTGGCCGACTCGCCGCGTGCTTTCTCGATTCGATGGCCACGCTCGGCATTCCGGGCTTCGGCTACGGCATCCGCTACGAGTACGGGATGTTCCGCCAGCAGATCGTGGATGGCGAGCAGGTCGAAACACCGGACTACTGGCTGCGCGCCGGCAATCCGTGGGAATTTCCGCGACCGGAGGTGCAGTACATCGTGCATTTCGGCGGCCGCACCGTGCAGCGTAACGACCATATCGAATGGATCGAAACCCAGCACGTCAACGCGATGGCATACGACACGGTCATTCCCGGTTTTGCGACGAGCGCAACGAACACGCTGCGCCTGTGGTCCGCGCGCGCGACCGAAGAACTCGATCTGTCCGCGTTCAACCAGGGCGACTACCGCCGCGCGGTCGACGCGAAAAATATGTCGGAGAACGTATCGCGTCTGCTGTATCCGGACGATTCGACTTCAGCCGGACGCGAGCTGCGGCTCAGGCAGGAGTACTTCTTCGTCTCGGCGACGATGCAGGATCTGATTCGCCGCTATCTGCGCACGCACAGCACGTTCGGCCGCTTCGCGGAGAAGGTCGCGGTGCATCTGAACGATACGCATCCGGTGCTTGCGATTCCGGAATTGATGCGGCTGCTGGTCGACGTGCATCGCGTGCCTTGGGACAAGGCGTGGAAAGACGTGCAACAGGTGTTTTCGTACACGAATCACACGCTGATGCCCGAAGCGCTCGAAACCTGGGACGTCGAAACGCTCGCGCGTCTGTTGCCGCGTCACCTCGAAATCATCTTCGAGATCAATGCGGAGTTTCTGAAGCGTGTCAGCGAGCATTCGGGCCATGACGTCGATATGATCCGCCGCATTTCGCTCGTCGACGAATATGGGCAGCGGCGCGTGCGGATGGCGCATCTGGCGATCGTCGCGAGCCAGAAGGTGAATGGCGTATCGAAGCTGCACTCGCAACTGATGACGCGCGATATCTTCGCCGACTTCGCGCGCATGTTCCCCGAGCGATTTACGAACGTGACGAACGGCGTGACGCCGCGGCGTTGGCTTGCGCAGGCGAGCCCGTCGATGTCGTCGCTGATCGACCAGCAGATCGGCGCGCACTGGCGCCGCGATCTGTTCGAGCTGTCGAAGCTGCGCGAGCTGAAAAACGACCCTGCGTTCGTCGATGCGTTCCGCGAAGCAAAGCGGCAGAACAAGCAGCGTCTCGTGCAGCGCCTGTCCGAACATACGAAGATCGGCTTCGATCCGGACGCGCTATTCGATCTGCAGGTCAAGCGCATTCACGAATACAAGCGGCAGTTGCTGAACGTGCTGCATGTGATCGTGCGTTACAACCGGATTCTCGCGGAGCCGCAGCGCGATTGGGTGCCGCGCGTCGTGATGTTCGCGGGCAAAGCCGCATCCGCGTACCGCATGGCGAAGACCATCATCAAGCTGATCGGCGACGTCGGCGCGAAGGTGAACAACGATCCGGTCGTCGGCGACCGTCTGAAGGTGGTGTTCGTGCCGAACTACGGCGTGAGCGTCGCCGAGCTGATCATTCCGGCCGCCGACCTGTCCGAGCAGATTTCGATGGCGGGCACCGAGGCGTCGGGCACCGGCAACATGAAGCTCGCGTTGAACGGCGCGCTGACGATCGGCACGCTCGATGGCGCGAACATCGAAATCTGCGACGCGGTGGGACGCGAGAACATTTTTATTTTCGGCCACACGGCCGACGAAGTGGACAACCTGCGCGCGACCGGTTACAGGCCGCGTCAGTTGTACGAAGACGACCCCGAACTGCGCATGGCGCTCGACCAGATCCGCACCGGGTTTTTCTCGCCCGACGACCCGCTGCGGTTTTCGGACATCTTCCACACGCTGGTCGACTGGGGCGACCACTATATGGTGCTCGCCGATTTCGCGGCGTTTGCGAAAGCGCAGGATGAAGTCGACCGGCGCTTCGTCGATACACGCGGCTGGGCCGCGAGTGCGATCGAAAACGTGGCCGGCATGGGGCAGTTTTCGTCGGATCGCACGATTGCCGAATACGCGCGCGATATCTGGCAGGTGAAACCGCTCGACATGGAGTGA